A genomic window from Leptolyngbya sp. BL0902 includes:
- a CDS encoding J domain-containing protein: MDEFAAYYTLFNLRPEASPQDLKVAYKRLVKQWHPDRFATDPVNLSIAEEKIKTINIAYEALKARQEGDFSGMSFSNASRYTTSVKTRRTSPKEFYDHAKTLIKAEQYKDAADELAHAIKLNSNYAAAYHLRGILFSVLGFENRASSDFRRASEYGLYQVDYDDEIINLITNHQDFRYLILAIY, encoded by the coding sequence ATGGATGAGTTTGCTGCCTACTACACCCTCTTCAATCTTCGCCCCGAAGCCTCTCCCCAGGATTTGAAGGTGGCCTACAAACGACTGGTCAAGCAATGGCACCCAGATCGCTTTGCCACCGATCCCGTTAACCTAAGCATTGCGGAAGAAAAAATCAAGACCATCAACATTGCCTACGAAGCCCTCAAAGCACGGCAGGAGGGCGATTTTTCTGGCATGTCATTCTCCAATGCCAGCCGCTACACAACCTCCGTCAAAACTCGCCGCACTAGTCCTAAGGAATTTTATGATCATGCCAAGACTCTGATTAAGGCAGAACAATATAAAGATGCAGCAGACGAACTAGCTCACGCGATCAAGCTAAATTCAAATTATGCAGCAGCCTATCATTTAAGAGGTATTTTATTCTCAGTATTAGGCTTTGAAAATCGTGCAAGCAGTGATTTTAGGAGAGCATCAGAATATGGCTTATATCAAGTTGACTATGATGATGAGATTATTAATTTGATAACCAATCATCAAGACTTTAGGTATCTTATCTTAGCTATTTATTGA
- a CDS encoding GNAT family N-acetyltransferase, with the protein MGFWKSLFNGSDGATPGESEASGTVLEAIPEQRGSSTIIFSTDREIDLYELEELCNAVGWARRPIRKVRKAIQHSYLVVTMWEQRGARRRLIGFSRATSDHAFNATIWDVVVHPDFQGRGLGKELMKQMIKKLRSDDISNVTLFADPHVVDFYRGLGFMPDPEGIKGMFWYPD; encoded by the coding sequence ATGGGTTTTTGGAAAAGTCTCTTTAATGGATCCGATGGTGCTACACCGGGAGAATCGGAAGCCTCTGGCACGGTGTTAGAGGCGATCCCAGAGCAGCGGGGGAGCAGCACCATCATTTTCAGCACCGACCGCGAGATTGACCTCTACGAACTAGAGGAACTGTGCAACGCGGTGGGCTGGGCCAGACGGCCAATTCGCAAGGTTCGCAAGGCCATCCAGCACAGCTACCTCGTGGTAACGATGTGGGAGCAGCGGGGGGCGCGGCGGCGGCTGATTGGCTTCTCGCGGGCCACCTCCGACCATGCCTTTAACGCTACCATCTGGGATGTGGTAGTACACCCCGACTTTCAGGGTCGAGGGCTGGGCAAGGAACTGATGAAGCAGATGATCAAGAAGCTCCGCAGCGACGACATTAGCAACGTCACCCTCTTTGCCGACCCCCATGTAGTGGATTTCTACCGAGGGCTGGGCTTCATGCCGGATCCAGAAGGCATCAAAGGTATGTTCTGGTATCCAGACTAG
- a CDS encoding PadR family transcriptional regulator produces MKFEDIYQFFEDPPPIYLNKELAVCYVLAVLLQQDSYGTELIQRLSEQFVHYRLSDTVLYGALKFLEDEKAIDGYWKKVEGRGRPRRMYRLNPDWRLQAEELAEFWKTYMGNSTAPAYADSPILSVPRL; encoded by the coding sequence ATGAAGTTTGAGGATATTTACCAGTTTTTTGAGGATCCACCGCCGATCTATCTCAACAAGGAACTGGCCGTGTGCTACGTGCTGGCGGTGCTGCTACAGCAGGATTCCTACGGCACAGAACTGATTCAGCGTCTCTCCGAGCAGTTTGTTCACTATCGTCTCTCCGATACTGTGCTCTACGGAGCGCTCAAGTTTTTAGAGGACGAAAAAGCCATTGATGGCTATTGGAAAAAGGTAGAAGGGCGAGGCCGACCTCGGCGGATGTATCGCCTCAACCCTGACTGGCGATTGCAGGCGGAGGAACTTGCGGAATTTTGGAAAACCTACATGGGAAACTCCACCGCCCCCGCCTATGCCGATAGCCCCATTCTATCGGTTCCTCGGCTCTAG
- a CDS encoding WD40 repeat domain-containing protein, with amino-acid sequence MKKTPSKEAHGKPGNQGKNKSSSPSPDKRNSDSPEEFNSSKTREAGFTVNFESGEDFALNIEPVSFVTMSHSKKLIATGNSHGIIELWNYKRKRSFHILKGHIGAITHLTFSPDDQILFSSDQVGTVRIWNLSDGSFIKQINAHQNEIETLSIDYASKSLITISDGEAKVWDFRDCKLLKVLSHPKVSALLIALGHTGLFSICGFVDGSIYLHQTLKANKIQPIQAHAQAVQALDFFKKNLVFATGSSDGNVSLWQFPSGERRQTCQSAPSGVTALAFCHQGRLLCGADDQGHLMVWDVASGALLDTVSAHSPGRISLITVADDALLSAGADGAMRQWRF; translated from the coding sequence TTGAAAAAGACTCCATCAAAAGAGGCGCACGGAAAACCTGGCAATCAAGGAAAAAATAAATCCTCATCTCCAAGCCCTGACAAAAGAAACAGCGATTCACCTGAAGAATTCAACTCCAGTAAAACTAGAGAAGCAGGATTTACGGTTAACTTTGAATCTGGTGAAGATTTTGCCCTAAATATAGAGCCAGTCTCTTTTGTCACCATGAGTCACAGCAAAAAGCTTATTGCTACGGGCAATAGTCATGGGATTATTGAACTATGGAATTATAAGAGGAAGCGCAGCTTTCATATTCTTAAAGGTCATATTGGTGCCATAACTCATTTGACCTTTAGCCCTGACGATCAAATTCTCTTCAGCAGTGATCAAGTTGGCACTGTCCGAATATGGAATTTAAGTGATGGTAGTTTTATCAAACAAATCAATGCGCATCAAAACGAGATTGAGACCTTATCTATTGACTATGCGTCTAAATCACTAATAACCATAAGTGATGGAGAGGCCAAAGTATGGGATTTCCGAGACTGCAAGCTATTAAAGGTGCTATCACACCCTAAAGTCTCAGCCTTATTAATAGCTCTTGGGCATACTGGTTTGTTCAGCATTTGTGGTTTTGTTGATGGCTCTATTTATTTACATCAAACGCTAAAAGCTAACAAGATTCAGCCTATTCAAGCTCATGCTCAGGCTGTACAAGCCTTGGATTTCTTTAAAAAGAATCTAGTCTTTGCCACTGGCAGTTCTGATGGCAATGTTAGCCTGTGGCAGTTTCCATCGGGAGAGCGGCGTCAGACGTGCCAATCGGCCCCAAGCGGTGTGACAGCCCTCGCCTTTTGCCATCAGGGTAGATTGCTCTGTGGGGCAGATGACCAGGGACATCTCATGGTTTGGGATGTGGCTTCTGGCGCGTTGCTCGATACGGTTTCGGCCCACAGCCCAGGGAGAATCAGCCTGATCACCGTGGCCGATGATGCGCTGCTCAGTGCCGGGGCCGATGGGGCGATGCGTCAGTGGCGGTTTTGA